The nucleotide sequence CGTATTGCCCCCTGGCCGCGACTGGGCGGCCTAGGGTGGCGCGAACCGGGGCGCTGGATGAAATCAGCCTGTGTTCTGAAGTCCCTGGGCGATGGCGTTAATGGTGTTGAGCAGGCTGTGAAAGATCTCGTCGTCTTCGCGGTCCCCTTCGCGCCAGCGGTTCAGCAGTTCCACTTGGTGCAAACTCACCGGATCCAGATAGGGATTGCGGATGCGCAAAGAACGCTGCAGCGTCGGGTCGGAATCCAGCAGGGCCTTCATTCGTTTGAGTTTGAGCAGCCAGTGGACGGTCCGTTCGAATTCTTCACGAACAGTATCGAACAGATGGCGGGCTTCTTCCGGTACCAAGTCCGCGTAGCGTTTGGCGATGGCCATGTCGGCTTTTACCAACACCATCTCCGCATCATCGAGCATGTTGCTGAAAAACGGCCAAGTGTGGGCCAGTTCAGTGACCTGCTTTTCGCCAACCAGACTTACAGCCGCTTCCAGGCCGGAACCCAATCCATACCAACCGGTGAGCAGATGCCGGCTTTGAGACCATGAGAACACCCACGGAATTGCTCGCAGGTCCTGAATACCCCGCTGTGCACGCCGGGAGACAGGGCGGGAGCCGATCTGCATGCGTTCGATCACGTCTATCGGCGTGGCATGGCGAAAATATGTGAGAAAATCCGGGTGTTCGTAGACCAGGGCACGGTAAGTGCGGCGACTGACCGCAGCGATTTCGCCCATCACCCGCGCCTGTTCCTCACTGTCCGGTTCCCGGGGTAGGCCGGTTGCCAGCGCCACGGCACTGACGGTTTGTTCCATCGTGCGGCTGGCAATACCCCTAAGGCCGTACTTTTCGTTGATCATCTCGCCCTGTTCGGTGACCCTCAGTCGTCCCCGCACCGCCCCGGGCGGAGAGGCCAGTACCGCCCGGTGGGTTTTACCGCCACCCCGGCTCACGGTGCCGCCGCGCCCGTGGAACAGCGTGAGATCCACACCATGGCGCTCGGCGGTTTCCACCAAAGTACGTTGCGCTTGCTGCACATGCCAGCGGGAGGCGGCGAATCCGCCGTCCTTATTGCTGTCGGAATAGCCGAGCATGACGATCTGGCGGTTGTTCCGGCTGGCCAGGTGGGCTTTGTATGTGGGGTTGCTGAGCAAGCGATCGAGAATCGCCGGTCCATTACGCAGGTCTTCAATGGTCTCGAACAGCGGCGCCACGTCCAGCGGGACGTTGTCGCTGTCATCCACCAATCCGGACCACCGCGCCAGCAGTAGCACGGTCAGCACATCATCCTCGGCATGGGTCATACTGATGATGTAGGCGCCGATGGCGTGGGCGCCGTATACGCGCCGGATCTCGGACAGGCAACGGAAGACTGCCAATGCGCTTTGCAGTTCGGGCTCGTCCGGAATCAGGGGTATCGCGGTTTCGGCGATGGCAGCTTCAATTTGAGCGCTACGCTCGGCGGACGGGCGTTCCAGCCAGTCGCCTACGCCGATCCAGGCGCCGAGGATACGCCGATGAACCAATGCATCCTGACGAACGTCCAGCGTGGCCAAGTGAAAACCGAAGGTCTCCGCTCGCCGCAATAGCCTCTGCACGAGGAATCGGCCGGCGTGATCGCCTTTGTTCTCATGCAAACTTTGGGAGATCAGCCGGAGGTCGTCGATGAATTCCCCCGCCTGCGGGTAGGGGAACGATCCGCCGTCGCGCGCTTGCTCCACGCGGGCGTCCATCAGCATGAGCATGATCCGATAGGGCATATCGCGATGGCGCACTGGGACGCTGGCGAGCTTTTCCGGTAATCTGCGGCCGTAGTGTTCGATACGTTGCATCAACGCTTCGCTGACGCCGATACGAGAGGCCGACTGGCTCAGCTCCCGGTAGAGGTTCGACAGTTCACGGCGATAGATGGCCAGGATCTGCCGGCGCTGCTGCGACAAGGTCGCTTTGATGGTATCGGCTGTCACGTTGGGGTTGCCGTCCATATCCCCGCCGACCCAGGAGGCAAAACGAAGTATGTTCGGTGCGTGGTACTCGGCCGCCTGGTCGCCATAGGCGCTGCGGACCGATGCTTCGAGTTCTTCGTAGAAGGCCGGAATCACGCGGTAGATCACGTCGGTGACATAAAACAGGACATGTTCCAATTCGTCGCCGACCGTGGGGCGGATGTGAGGCTCGGTCTCCGTCTGCCAGGCCGCGGTCATGTGCATGCGGATACTCTGGAGGATGGATTCGTGTTCTCGCGGGGTTAGCGACGGGTTGATGCCTTCCACCAAGCGGCGCGCAATCCACTGTTGTTTCTGCAGCAGGGTGCGGCGGCGGGCTTCCGTGGGGTGCGCGGTGAAGACCGTTTCGACCGCCATGGAGGAGAGCAAGGCGTCAACGCGTTCCAACGACCATCCGGTTTCCTTCAACCGCATAATCGCTTCCAGCAGACTGTCCGGCTGATGTGAGGTGGCTTGGCGCGCGTAATAACGCCGCCGACGCAGACGATGGACTTTTTCCGCCATATTGACGGTTTGAAAGTACGCCGAGAAGGCGTAGACAAATGCCAGCGACGCCTCATTCGGAATCTCCCGAATCAGGATGTCCAGAGCGTTTTCGGCTTCCCTGTCACCGTCGCGACGCCGAACCGCCAGCGCTCGGCTTTGATTGACCTGTTCCAGCAGAACGGGCCCTGATTGTTCCAGGAGAACTTGTTCGAGCACGTGGGTGACCGTCTCGATGTCATCCATCAAGCCTTGATCTTTATCCGTTGGCGAGGTGTCGATCTGACCCATGGGACCTCCAGGGTAGAAAGGGCGCGACAGTCGTATGACCTAATTGAAAGCGAGGAGTTGGTCGACGCGAGTGACTTGAGCCAGTGCCGTCATTTGCGCTGGAACACCGACGAACCGGAGAGTGACTTGTCGATCCCGAGCGAGCCTTAGCCATTCGATTAGCAACGCCAAGCCCGCGCTGTCGCTGTGGCTCACTTTTGACAAGTCCAGCACCAATTCGCTGGAGGCCGAAGGAAAAACGTCGACTAACGCTTCTATGGCACTAGGAACCGTCGCGAAAGTCAACTCGCCCCGGACATGAACGGCTTCTTTTTGGGGTTCCAGCACGATCGGTGAGCTGCTGCCGTCGGCGGAATCAGCTCGTTTCACGGTTCAGCTCGATGGGCTCGCTCTGGGTCTTGAGCTTTTCAATCAGTGCTTGGACACCTCGCTGGGGGTCGGTATGTTTGCGAATTTCGTTGGCGAAGGTGTTGCGATAATTGGTGACGATACTGATGCGTTCCACACTGACGTCGAACACTTTCCACTCGCCTGCCTTGGTCTTGTACACACGATATTCCACCGGAATGGGTTCGCCTTGGGTGGGCACGATTTCGGTACGGACGCGGGCATCCGGCCGGCTGGGGTCGTTACGCGTGGGCAAGTATCGAATCTGCTGGTCTTCATAGGTCAGCAGCGCTTCGGCGTAAGTGCGCATCAACATTTCCCGAAACTCAACCATAAATGCCTCGCGCTGCACGGGCGTGGCGGCACGCCAGTACTTTCCGAGCACTAATTGGGAGACATAGACGAAGTCCACGTGAGGCAGAATGCCCTGCATGATTAACGCCCGGAGTTTTTCAGGATCGGACTGGAGTTGGGCGCGTTGCGTGCTGATCTGTTCCACAATGTCGTCGACGACCACGCGCATGAATTCTGTTGGTTCATCGTATTGCGCCATGGAGGCGGGTGCCGTAAAGGCCCACATGACCATGGCGGCAAACAAGTGTCGGCGCATCACATTATCTCCTTATCCATTTTCGTTGTTTTGTCGGATGAGTGTTTGCGTTCAATCGGAGTCAAGCCGTGTGACGAATTGCCCGATGAGATTTTCCAGCACCAAGGCCGATTGGGTAAAGCGAATTTCGTCGCCATCGGCCAGCGAAGTTAACGAGCCGCCCGGGGTAATGCCGATGTATTGCTCGCCCAACAAACCGGAAGTGAGAATGCTGGCATCGCTGTCTTCCGGAAGGTTGTTGTAGCGCTCGTAGATTTCCATCGTCACTTCCGCTTCGAATGTCGTGGTGTCGATCTGTATGTCCGTGACTCGGCCAATACGGACACCTGCCATGCTCACGGGGGCGCGGGGTCGCAGGCTGCCGACATCTTGGAATCGGGCGGTGACGCGATAGTTCGGCTCGGTGTTGAATCCATTGACGGTGCTCACTTGCAACGTTAACAGAAACAGGGCCGCCAATCCGAGGCAGACGAACAGACCCACGATGAGTTCCAGTAAGCGCGTCTGCGTCATGTCATTCTCCAGTGAACATAAGTCCGGTAAGGATAAAATCCAAGCCCAATACAGCCAGGGAGGAAACCACAACGGTATTGGTCGTGGCCCGACTCACGCCTTCTGAGGTGGGTACCGCGTGATAACCCTGGAAGACGGCGATCCAACTAACCACCACGCCAAACACCAGGCTTTTGATGACCCCGTTCATCACGTCGTCCTCGAAAGTGGCGGCATTTTCGATTTGTCCCCAGTAGGCTCCGGCGTCGACACCCAACAGCGAGACCCCCACCAAGTATCCGCCCAATATGCCCAGCGAGGTAAAGATGGCCGAGAGCAGTGGAAGTGCGATAAAGCCACCCATGAAACGGGGAGCCACCACTCGGCGAATGGGGTCCACAGCCATCATTTCCATGGCTGAGAGCTGATCCGTGGCGCGCATCAGACCAATTTCCGCCGCCAGCGCCGAACCGGCCCGGCCGGCGAATAGCAGAGCGGTGACGACCGGCCCAAGCTCGCGCATAAGCGATAGCGCGACGATGACGCCCAGCGACTCTTCCGCTCCGAACGAGGTCAGGGTGTTATAGCCCTGCAGGCCCAACACCATGCCGACAAAGATGCCGGAGACGATAATAATCGTCAGCGACAATACACCGACGGAATAAACCTGCTGGACAACCAGCCAGGGACGCAGTGTGAGTGACGGCACACCGGCCAGAATTCGAAATAAAAACAACAGGCCGCGGCCAAGGCCGGCCACCAGGTCCATCACGACCAACACAGGATTGGTGGGTTGCGTCATCCGCGACTACCCCGGAAGAGATCGTCCATATAATCTGCAGCCGGATAGTGAAAAGGGACTGGGCCGTCGTCCAGACCGTGCATGAACTGTCGGACCCATTCGGCATTGCTTGCCAGGAGGGCTTCCGGTGTTCCTTCGCCCATGACCTTACCCTCGGAAATCAGGTAGCAATAGTCCGCGATCGACGTGACCTCTTTGATATCGTGCGTGACCACGATTGAGGTGAGTCCCAAAACGTCATTCAACAGCCGCAGCAGGCGAACGATCACCCCCATGGAGATCGGATCCAATCCCACGAAAGGTTCGTCGTACATGATCATGTCCGGGTCGAGGGCAATCGCGCGGGCCAAGGCTACGCGGCGCGCCATACCTCCGGATAATTCTTCCGGCATCAAATCACGGGCACCGCGCAAGCCCACCAGTTCAAGCTTCATCAACACCAGATCGCGAACCATGGATTCGGGCAGCCGGGTATGCTCGCGCAGTGGAAATGCCACGTTTTCAAACACGTTGTAGTCCGTGAGCAAGGCGCCGGTTTGAAACAACATGCCCATACGCCGCCGCAAGGCATAAAGTCCGCTACGCGAGAGCTTGGGTACTTCCTGTGCGTCGACTTGAATGCTGCCGCGATCGGGCAAAAGCTGGCCGCTCAACAGCCGAAGCAGCGTGGTTTTGCCCGTGCCGCTGGGGCCCAGGATGGCGGTGATACCGCCCCGCCGAATGTTGATATCGATACCATCGAAAATGACTCGGCGGCCGCGCCGAAAGCTCATGTCGCGGATGGTTGCAATGAAGTCCGAATCGGACATGCCGCATTCCCTGTGCATGGCGTGAGTCGCGAGACCGTTCACCAGAACCTGCTAAAGCTCGGATGCCTATAAACCCGTGCCGGGTCTCCCGACCGCCCCTTGATAAAACGCGGCCCGCCGAAAATCGCGGGCCCATGCAAACGGAGACTTTTACCATAGCTGGAATACGCGCGCCAATGGACGGTAGCACAACCGAAGCCCTTTTCAGGCGATTACGGCGGCGCTTTTAATCATGGCGAAGACGGTAGCGCCCGGCCTCAAGGCCAACTCGGCAACGGATCGTTTGGTGAGTCGTGCCAGCAAGGTGTTGCCGCCGGTATTCACCGTGACCAACGCATGGGCGGGGGATTCGTGTTTAATCGCCTTAACCGTGGCGTGGAATACATTCAAGATGCTGCTTTGCTCGGGACGTTGCAAACTCACGCTGACGTCGCTGGCCAGAATTCTGATCCGCACCGGTTTGTCGGAATTGTCTTGGGGGTGTGCGATCCAGAATTCCACGGTGCCGATCCTAACTGCGGTTAGGGCGAAAGCAGCGTCGTGTCGGCTGATGCGACCTTCCAGAATGACGCCTGCTTCGGGGCCGGTTGCCAGTGGCGTATCAGTGGCCGAAGCCAGCTCGGCAAGGGCGCCCTCGTGCGTGACCCGACCCTGATCCATCAGGATCATGTAATCGGCCAGTTGCACCACCTCGTCCAGCTCGTGGCTGACGTAGACCATAGGGATGGCGAAGCGGCGCTGGATCGCTCTTAGGAAAGGGAGGATTTCCGCTCGGGCATCGTTGTCCAATCCGGCCAGTGGTTCGTCCAGCAACAGCAGGCGAGGACTGCTCACCAAGGCCCGTGCGAGGGCCGCGCGTTGAGCCTGTCCGCCGGAAAGGGCGATGCTTCGGCGCGACAGCAACGGGCCAAGTTTCAAGAACTCGATAACCTCGTCGGGAGCAATACGGGCAACCCCGGGCGGAATTCGCTTCTGGGCATAGTTCAAGTTGCCTTGGACGGTGAGGTGAGGGAACAGCAGGGCATCCTGAAACACCAATCCGATCCGCCGTTCGTGTGTGGGCGTAAGGCGCTTGCCGGTTGGGGGCATCCAAATTTCACCGCCAAACCGCAATTCCCCGCGAGCCTCGGTCTCCAGGCCAGCGAGGATTCGTAGCAAGGTGGTTTTTCCACATCCGCTGGGGCCGAACAAGGCCGTGATGCCGTAACCCGGAAGGCGAAATCGCGCGTCGAGGCTAAAACCCGGTCGGTTCAATTGAACCCGGGCCTCGATGGGAGTCGTCAATTCGGCCACGGCGTGCGGTTCTTTCCCAGATAAACAAGAAAAAGAATGGCAAACGATACGCCCAGTAGCACGGCCGAGAGCCGGTGAGCGCTGCCATACTCCAAAGCCTCCACGTGATTGTAGATGGCGACAGAGGCGACCTCGGTCACACCCGGAATGTTTCCGCCCAGCATGAGCACAACGCCGAATTCGCCCAGGGTATGGGCGAAGCCTAAGGTGATGGCGACCACAAAGCCGCGTGCGGCGAGCGGGACAGAAACCGTAAAAAACCGGTCGACCGGGCCGGCCCCCAGGGTGGCGGCGGCCTCCAGGAAACGTTCACCTGATGTGGCCAGCGCGTGTTGCAGGGGTTGCACGACGAAAGGGAGCGAATACACCACCGAACCGATCACCAGTCCGGTGAAACTGAATGCCAAAGGAGCGCCGGTAAAATGTACAGACCACCGGCCCACGGGACCTTGTGCGCCCAGCAGCAAGAGGAGATAAAAGCCCAGCACGGTGGGGGGTAAAACCAGGGGGAGGGCGACGAAGGTTTCCACCACCGGTTTGAGTGGGGATCGACTTTTGGTCAACCAAACTGCCAGCGGGGTACCGATCAGCAGCAATACCAGCGTGCTGACGGTTGCCAACTTCAATGTGAGCCACAAAGCCTGCAGATCAACGGACGACATAGCCATTCCCGCCGTGGGGTACTCGCTCGTGATCGGAGCTGATACCGGGTAAATCGTAGCCCGCCGTCGCGATCAGTTGCTGGGTCTCAGTGGTTTGGAGATAGCGGAGAAACTGCGCCGCCGCTTCGGGTGCGCCGGCTAGCAGAACAGCCTGTTGCAGGATCGGTCGGTACAGCTTCCCAGGTACGGTCCAGTAGTAACCCGGGATGGTAGGGCCTCGATTTTTGATCTGACTGAGTCCTACAAATCCCAGATCCGCTTGTCGGGTTTGAAGTTGTGCGAAGGTATGGGCCAGTGTGGCCCCCGTGAGGACGCGCGCGCTAAGCGCGGGCCAAAGCCCCACCGACGTCAGAACCTGCTGGGCGGCAGCGCCATATGGCTCGAGAGCCGGGTTCCCCATGGCCAAGTAATCGAACGCCCTTTGTTGCAGCGTTTCCAGAGGGTCATTGAGTCGGTTCGGATAAGGTTGCCAGAGAACGAGGCGTCCCACAGCGTAGCTTGTGCGGCTGCCAGGCACAGCGAGTCCGGCGGATTCCAGCGCTCGCGGGTGCGTGCTATCGGCAGCGAGGAACACATGGTGATTGGCACCGTTCATGATGGCCGCGTGTAATTCCCCCGTGCTTCCGATCGCGATGCGTATCTGGTGTGCAGTCGCACCTTCGAACGCTCTTTTGATTTGAAACAACACGGGAACGAAGTCCGTCGAGCACGCGACGTTGACGATTTCTGCTCGGGCCGGCGCGCAAATGAACAGCAGCGATACCAAACTGATGAACATCCATGTTCTTAGCCGTTTGGCTCGACTCATCCGCGCCCCTGCGTTTTTCAATCCGTCGGCTTGATCAAGAATTCCAGTAGCGCTTTTTGGGCGTGTAGGCGATTCTCGGCTTCATCCCACACGACGCTTTGGGGCCCGTCGATCACATCGCCGGTGACCTCTTCCCCGCGATGAGCCGGTAGGCAGTGCATGAAGACGGCATCGGACGCCGCCAGCGACATGATCTCTGCATTCACCTGGTAGGTACCGAAGATCTTGGCACGTTCAGCTTTCTCGGACTCTTGGCCCATGCTTGCCCACACATCCGTCACCACCAGGTCCGCGCCTTCAGCGGCTGCCCTCGGGTCCACGGTGATTTCCACGTCGGCCTGCGCTTTTCCCATCAAATCGGCGTCCGGTTCATAGCCGGCGGGGCATGCGATCCGAAGGCTAAAGCCGAAACGGGCCGCCGCATTAACGTAGGACTGACACACGTTGTTGCCGTCGCCCAGCCAAGCCACGGTGCGGCCCCGAATGCTGCCTCGGCGCTCTTCGTAGGCCATGACGTCGGCCAACAACTGACAAGGATGGCATAACTCGGTCAGCGCATTAATGACCGGAACCCGGCTGTGCTGCGCGAACGTTTCAACCATGGCGTGCTCGTTGGCTCGAATCATCACGCAGTCGACCATACTGGACAGCACCCGAGCGGTGTCCTCAATGGGTTCTCCCCGGCCCAATTGCATATCCCGAGGCGCAAGAAACAGTGCGGTACCGCCCAGTTGGGCCATGCCGGCTTCAAACGAAACCCGCGTTCGCGTCGACGCTTTCTCGAAAATCATGGCCAAGGTGCGTTGCTTCAACGGGGCGTAAATCTCCCCTTTGCGATGGATGGCCTTGAGCGCATGTCCCCGATCGATCAGATGACGCAGTTCATCTGCCGTGAAGTCAAGCAGGGTGAGTAGGTGGCGGACGGCATTCATTTCGACGCGGCCTTTTGGGATAAAAACCGCTCAACGGTGCGTGTGAGCCGTTGTGTCAGTTCGCTTGCTTCTTCGTCTCGTAATGTCAAAGGGGGTAGCAGCCGTATGACGTTCCCGGCGGTGACGTTGACGAGTAATCGTTCGTCCAAAGCCGATCGCATGATCTCGCTGCAATCGCGGTCGAGCTCAATCCCTAACAACAGGCCCTTGTGCCGATAGTCCCGAACGACGCCTAGCGGATCGAGACAGGTTTTGATTTGGTCCATCAACTGACTGCCCATTCGTGCCGCGCGGCTCGACAGACCTTCCGAGGCGATGGTTTCGACGACCGCCAAACCGACCCGGCTCGCCAGGGGGTTTCCGCCGAAGGTGCTGCCATGATTGCCGGGCTGAAAAACCTCGGCCGCGGAACCCCGCGCCAGACAGGCGCCGATGGGGAATCCGTTACCCAAAGATTTGGCCAGCGTGATGACATCCGGTTCGCTCTGGCCGTGCTGAAAAGCAAACCATCGGCCACTGCGTCCCATGCCGGTTTGGATCTCGTCCAGCATCAGCAGCCAGCTGTGCTGGTCGCAGACTTGGCGCAACTCGTCCAGATAATCCGCGTGGGGTATACGGACCCCGCCTTCGCCCTGAACCGGTTCCACCAACACGGCGACCACTTCGTGGTGGTGTTGCGCGATTTGTCGAACCGCGTCAATGTCGTCGAACGGTACACGGATAAAGCCCGAGACCAGCGGTTCGAAACCGGCCTGCACTTTGCGGTTGCCGGTGGCTGTCAGGGTGGCCATTGTGCGGCCATGAAAAGCGCCTTCCATCACGACGATGTGGGGGTTTTCGACACCGCGGTGGTGGCCGTAGCGCCGCGCCAGTTTAATCGCGGCCTCGTTAGCCTCCGCACCGGAATTACCAAAGAAGACCCGATCCATGCCGCTGATGCTACACAAACGATCGGCCAGTTTTTCCTGCAGTGGGATTTGGTACAGATTGGAGGTATGCATCAGCTTGCTGGCCTGATCAGCCAGTGCCTGCGTTACAGCAGGGTGGCTGTGACCCAGGCCGCAAACCGCGATGCCGCTGAGTGCATCGAGGTAACGGTGACCATCTTCGTCAATCAGCCAAGTCCCTTCACCGTGGCTGAAACTGACGGGCAGTCTGGCGTAAGTACTCATTAGGTGTTCGGTCATATCGGAGAGAATTAAGTTAAACGCGCGAGCTTAAGGCGAATCGAGTAAAAAAATAAAGCGGGGCTGTCCCCAAGGACAGCCCCGACCCTGCGTCAAACCCTTGGCTTAAGACGCTGTGTCGAAATTAGCTTTTGAGATTGCTCGCCACAAAATCCCAGTTTACCAGATTCCAGAACGCTTCCATGTATTTGGGGCGGGCGTTGCGGTAATCGATATAGTAGGCGTGTTCCCAGATATCACAGGTCATCAGCGGAGTTACCGAGGCGTCGGTGAGCGGGGTTTTGGCATCATCGGTTTGAACGATGGCCAAACCGCCGTCGGCCTTTTGAACCAGCCAGCCCCAGCCGGAACCGAAGTTGGCGATGGTTTGCGCGGTGAAATCGCTTTTGAACTGATCGAACGAGCCGAAGCTGCTGACAATTTTTTCTGCCAAAGCGCCACCGGGCTGGCCGCCGCCGTTGGGTGAGAGGCAATTCCAGTAGAAGGTGTGATTCCACACCTGTGCGGCTTGGTTAAAGAGTTTTCCGGTGGCCTTACGAATGATGTCTTCCAGCGACAGGTCGGCGTCTCCGGTACCTTCGATCAGTGAATTGAGGGTGTCCACATAGGTTTTGTGGTGCTTACCATAATGGTATTCCAGCGTTTCCTTGGAGATATGGGGTTCCAAGGCATCCATGGCGTAGGGCAATTCAGGCAATACGTGCGGCATAGAATTTCTCCTTTACGTATTGGATCCAGCGGCAA is from Pseudomonadota bacterium and encodes:
- a CDS encoding ABC transporter substrate-binding protein, whose protein sequence is MRRHLFAAMVMWAFTAPASMAQYDEPTEFMRVVVDDIVEQISTQRAQLQSDPEKLRALIMQGILPHVDFVYVSQLVLGKYWRAATPVQREAFMVEFREMLMRTYAEALLTYEDQQIRYLPTRNDPSRPDARVRTEIVPTQGEPIPVEYRVYKTKAGEWKVFDVSVERISIVTNYRNTFANEIRKHTDPQRGVQALIEKLKTQSEPIELNRETS
- the modB gene encoding molybdate ABC transporter permease subunit, which codes for MSSVDLQALWLTLKLATVSTLVLLLIGTPLAVWLTKSRSPLKPVVETFVALPLVLPPTVLGFYLLLLLGAQGPVGRWSVHFTGAPLAFSFTGLVIGSVVYSLPFVVQPLQHALATSGERFLEAAATLGAGPVDRFFTVSVPLAARGFVVAITLGFAHTLGEFGVVLMLGGNIPGVTEVASVAIYNHVEALEYGSAHRLSAVLLGVSFAILFLVYLGKNRTPWPN
- the mlaE gene encoding lipid asymmetry maintenance ABC transporter permease subunit MlaE, with the translated sequence MTQPTNPVLVVMDLVAGLGRGLLFLFRILAGVPSLTLRPWLVVQQVYSVGVLSLTIIIVSGIFVGMVLGLQGYNTLTSFGAEESLGVIVALSLMRELGPVVTALLFAGRAGSALAAEIGLMRATDQLSAMEMMAVDPIRRVVAPRFMGGFIALPLLSAIFTSLGILGGYLVGVSLLGVDAGAYWGQIENAATFEDDVMNGVIKSLVFGVVVSWIAVFQGYHAVPTSEGVSRATTNTVVVSSLAVLGLDFILTGLMFTGE
- a CDS encoding STAS domain-containing protein, which gives rise to MKRADSADGSSSPIVLEPQKEAVHVRGELTFATVPSAIEALVDVFPSASSELVLDLSKVSHSDSAGLALLIEWLRLARDRQVTLRFVGVPAQMTALAQVTRVDQLLAFN
- a CDS encoding aspartate aminotransferase family protein is translated as MTEHLMSTYARLPVSFSHGEGTWLIDEDGHRYLDALSGIAVCGLGHSHPAVTQALADQASKLMHTSNLYQIPLQEKLADRLCSISGMDRVFFGNSGAEANEAAIKLARRYGHHRGVENPHIVVMEGAFHGRTMATLTATGNRKVQAGFEPLVSGFIRVPFDDIDAVRQIAQHHHEVVAVLVEPVQGEGGVRIPHADYLDELRQVCDQHSWLLMLDEIQTGMGRSGRWFAFQHGQSEPDVITLAKSLGNGFPIGACLARGSAAEVFQPGNHGSTFGGNPLASRVGLAVVETIASEGLSSRAARMGSQLMDQIKTCLDPLGVVRDYRHKGLLLGIELDRDCSEIMRSALDERLLVNVTAGNVIRLLPPLTLRDEEASELTQRLTRTVERFLSQKAASK
- a CDS encoding ATP-binding cassette domain-containing protein; the protein is MSDSDFIATIRDMSFRRGRRVIFDGIDINIRRGGITAILGPSGTGKTTLLRLLSGQLLPDRGSIQVDAQEVPKLSRSGLYALRRRMGMLFQTGALLTDYNVFENVAFPLREHTRLPESMVRDLVLMKLELVGLRGARDLMPEELSGGMARRVALARAIALDPDMIMYDEPFVGLDPISMGVIVRLLRLLNDVLGLTSIVVTHDIKEVTSIADYCYLISEGKVMGEGTPEALLASNAEWVRQFMHGLDDGPVPFHYPAADYMDDLFRGSRG
- the argF gene encoding ornithine carbamoyltransferase — its product is MNAVRHLLTLLDFTADELRHLIDRGHALKAIHRKGEIYAPLKQRTLAMIFEKASTRTRVSFEAGMAQLGGTALFLAPRDMQLGRGEPIEDTARVLSSMVDCVMIRANEHAMVETFAQHSRVPVINALTELCHPCQLLADVMAYEERRGSIRGRTVAWLGDGNNVCQSYVNAAARFGFSLRIACPAGYEPDADLMGKAQADVEITVDPRAAAEGADLVVTDVWASMGQESEKAERAKIFGTYQVNAEIMSLAASDAVFMHCLPAHRGEEVTGDVIDGPQSVVWDEAENRLHAQKALLEFLIKPTD
- the ppc gene encoding phosphoenolpyruvate carboxylase, which codes for MGQIDTSPTDKDQGLMDDIETVTHVLEQVLLEQSGPVLLEQVNQSRALAVRRRDGDREAENALDILIREIPNEASLAFVYAFSAYFQTVNMAEKVHRLRRRRYYARQATSHQPDSLLEAIMRLKETGWSLERVDALLSSMAVETVFTAHPTEARRRTLLQKQQWIARRLVEGINPSLTPREHESILQSIRMHMTAAWQTETEPHIRPTVGDELEHVLFYVTDVIYRVIPAFYEELEASVRSAYGDQAAEYHAPNILRFASWVGGDMDGNPNVTADTIKATLSQQRRQILAIYRRELSNLYRELSQSASRIGVSEALMQRIEHYGRRLPEKLASVPVRHRDMPYRIMLMLMDARVEQARDGGSFPYPQAGEFIDDLRLISQSLHENKGDHAGRFLVQRLLRRAETFGFHLATLDVRQDALVHRRILGAWIGVGDWLERPSAERSAQIEAAIAETAIPLIPDEPELQSALAVFRCLSEIRRVYGAHAIGAYIISMTHAEDDVLTVLLLARWSGLVDDSDNVPLDVAPLFETIEDLRNGPAILDRLLSNPTYKAHLASRNNRQIVMLGYSDSNKDGGFAASRWHVQQAQRTLVETAERHGVDLTLFHGRGGTVSRGGGKTHRAVLASPPGAVRGRLRVTEQGEMINEKYGLRGIASRTMEQTVSAVALATGLPREPDSEEQARVMGEIAAVSRRTYRALVYEHPDFLTYFRHATPIDVIERMQIGSRPVSRRAQRGIQDLRAIPWVFSWSQSRHLLTGWYGLGSGLEAAVSLVGEKQVTELAHTWPFFSNMLDDAEMVLVKADMAIAKRYADLVPEEARHLFDTVREEFERTVHWLLKLKRMKALLDSDPTLQRSLRIRNPYLDPVSLHQVELLNRWREGDREDDEIFHSLLNTINAIAQGLQNTG
- the modC gene encoding molybdenum ABC transporter ATP-binding protein; amino-acid sequence: MAELTTPIEARVQLNRPGFSLDARFRLPGYGITALFGPSGCGKTTLLRILAGLETEARGELRFGGEIWMPPTGKRLTPTHERRIGLVFQDALLFPHLTVQGNLNYAQKRIPPGVARIAPDEVIEFLKLGPLLSRRSIALSGGQAQRAALARALVSSPRLLLLDEPLAGLDNDARAEILPFLRAIQRRFAIPMVYVSHELDEVVQLADYMILMDQGRVTHEGALAELASATDTPLATGPEAGVILEGRISRHDAAFALTAVRIGTVEFWIAHPQDNSDKPVRIRILASDVSVSLQRPEQSSILNVFHATVKAIKHESPAHALVTVNTGGNTLLARLTKRSVAELALRPGATVFAMIKSAAVIA
- the mlaD gene encoding outer membrane lipid asymmetry maintenance protein MlaD; protein product: MTQTRLLELIVGLFVCLGLAALFLLTLQVSTVNGFNTEPNYRVTARFQDVGSLRPRAPVSMAGVRIGRVTDIQIDTTTFEAEVTMEIYERYNNLPEDSDASILTSGLLGEQYIGITPGGSLTSLADGDEIRFTQSALVLENLIGQFVTRLDSD
- the modA gene encoding molybdate ABC transporter substrate-binding protein, with the translated sequence MSRAKRLRTWMFISLVSLLFICAPARAEIVNVACSTDFVPVLFQIKRAFEGATAHQIRIAIGSTGELHAAIMNGANHHVFLAADSTHPRALESAGLAVPGSRTSYAVGRLVLWQPYPNRLNDPLETLQQRAFDYLAMGNPALEPYGAAAQQVLTSVGLWPALSARVLTGATLAHTFAQLQTRQADLGFVGLSQIKNRGPTIPGYYWTVPGKLYRPILQQAVLLAGAPEAAAQFLRYLQTTETQQLIATAGYDLPGISSDHERVPHGGNGYVVR